In Streptococcus gallolyticus subsp. gallolyticus DSM 16831, the sequence ATAAGGCGACATTCCTTTTGGCGCATAACTTCCCCAGAAAATAAAGCCAGCGACGAAATGCCAAAAATAGCGGACAAAGACAGCTAAGATAGCACCACCTGTCGCGTAAAATAAAGCACGTCCTTTATTGTCCTTGGCAAGAGCATTTTGAAAAGGAACAGTAAAAATACCAGCTAAGCCCATGGAAACAAAGGCAACGATGTATTCGATAAGCACTTGTGATAAGGCTAAATACCACACTTTACCAAGGATAAAATGTAGTAAGCCCCAAATCAGCCCAGCCAATACGCCATATTTTGTGCCACGACGTAGTGCAAAGAGGACTAAGGGAATAGCTCCAAACGACGGTGTGAACCAGCTTGCAAAATCTGGAATGTAAGATAAAGCCATGGCTAAAGCAGCTACTAAAGCTGTTTCAATCAAAGCAGACAGTTGAGAATTTTTTGATGACATAAATAAAAGCTCCTTTTGATACAAAGGAGCTTATTTTTCTGATAATATGTGCAATGATATTCAAAACAAAGTTTAAAACGGTCATGTCACAATCCCTACGCTCGTACTAACGAGATCAGGTTATCAGGATTTCGCAAATGCGATCTCAGCCAGAGGCACTCCTTTGTGAATCTAATTGCTTATAGTCTAGCATGAAAGAAAGTTTCTTGTCAAGCTTAGTTTTCATGCTTTTTGAAAATTATCACACATTTCCAAAATTGGCTCAGACTAGAGACCATAATTGTAATCATCATCTTGCATGGCTTCAACAGAACCAAGGAGATAACCATTTCCGACTTGACTAAAGAAATCGTGATTAGACGTTCCTGTTGAAATACCGTTCATGACAATAGGGTTAACGTCGTTAGCAGTATCTGGGAAAAGTGGATCTTGCCCCAGATTCATCAGGGCTTTATTGGCGTTGTAGCGCAAGAATGTCAATACTTCATCAGTCCAACCAACACCGTCATACAGCGATTTGGTATAATTTTCCTCATTTTCGTAAAGTTGATAAAGTAAATCATACATCCACTCACGAAAATTGTCTTGTTCTTCTTCAGATAATTCATTGAAACCAAGTTGGAATTTATAGCCAATGTAAGTGCCGTGAACAGATTCATCACGGATAATCAATTTGATAATTTCAGCAACGTTTGCCAATTTATTGTTGCCAAGATAATAAAGTGGTGTGAAAAATCCAGAATAGAAGAGGAAAGTTTCTAGGAAAGTAGAGGCAACTTTCTTTTGCAACGCATCCCCATTTTCATAAATATCATTGATGATTTTTGCCTTTTTTTGCAGGTAGTCATTGCTATTTGTCCATTCAAAAATGGCTTCAATTTCAGATTTTGTGTTAAGTGTTGAAAAAATAGAGGAATAAGATTTGGCATGAACTGACTCCATGAATTGAATGTTATTCAGAACAGCTTCCTCATGGGGGGTTCTGACGTCCGCACGAATCGCTTCGACGCCAGATTCAGATTGCATGGTATCTAGCAAAGTTAATCCGCCAAAGACTTTTCCGACAAGGTCTTTTTCCTCGGCTGACAATTTACGCCAATCATCAAGGTCATTTGATAACGGAATACGTGTATCAAGCCAAAATTGCTCCGTCAACTTTTCCCAAGTTGATTTATCAATGATGTCTTCAATCTCATTCCAATTAATGGCTTCATAATAAGTTTGTGACATTTATATTCTCCTAAAAGTGATTAAGAAAGCCAGCCAAACGACTGGGATTTCAGAAATAGTATTTAAATTTTTAAGATTGTTTTTTTCCATGGAGTAAGCTAACCTAGCAAGGTATTTTGTCAAGAGTGAAAGTTACCCCAATGCTAACATCTTTTTGAATTCCTAAGCGAAAGTAGTTACTGCTTTGATTTTAGTTTTTGTAGAACAAGGACAAGTTTTCTAATCATGAATTACTAACAGCCGTTTACTGCAACGTGTCAATAAGCAAGCCGATTTGTTAAAGTGAATATTGTCTTGTTCATGTTTAACAGTACACAAATCAAAGTTACGCCACGTAATTAATCGACTCGATACTAGCCGATTAATGGAGTTGTAAGTGAGTTAGCCATTTCGCTATAACGTTTGTTGTCTTGTTACTGGGTTCTGCAGAGACAAATCCAAGTGTTCGATAAATGACTCAATAATAATCATTTGGTGAAGTTAGTAAGTGAACTAGGCAAACTGCCATAGCGGTTGCCGTCTTGTTATTAGGTCCTTTAGACAAATCCAAGTGTTCGATAAGTTACGACACGAAACCAAATGACTCGATAATAGTCATTTGGTGAAGTTAGTAAGTGAACTAGGCAAACCGCCATAGCGGTTGCCGTCTTGTTATTAGGTCCTTTAGGACCAATAACAAGTGTTCAGTTAAATCACGCAGCTTTCGCATTGGTTTGAGCCGACTTCATCACCGTCATCGGTAAAGGTACGGATGTAGTAGATTGATTTAATGCCTTTATTAAAAGCGTAATGGCGCAGGATAGACAGGTCACGAGTGGTTTGTTTACTTTGCGTTTTCCATTCATAGAGACCTTGCGGAATATCGCTGCGCAAAAAGAGCGTTAGTGACAATCCTTGGTCAACGTGTTCAGTCGCCGCCGCATAAACATCAATGACTTTTCGCATATCCATATCATAAGCAGAAGTGTAATAAGGAATAGTATCTGTCGATAAACCAGCAGCTGGGTAATAAATCTTACCAATTTTCTTTTCCTGACGTTCCTCAATACGTTGCGTAATCGGGTGAAGCGACGCAGAAACATCATTAATGTAAGAAATGGAACCATTTGGAGCAACTGCTAGACGATTTTGGTGGTAAAGTCCGTCTGTTATCACAGCATCGCGGAGCTTAGCCCAATCCTCACCGCTTGGAATAAAATGTTCTGCAAAGAGTTCTTTCACACGGTCAGATTTTGGAATAAATTCACCTGTAATGTATTTATCAAAGTAGCTTCCGTCAGCGTATTTTGAGTTTTCAAAACCTACAAATGTTTGCTGACGTTCACGAGCGATATGATTTGATTCCACCAAAGTCCAATAATTCATTAACATAAAGTAAATATTGGTAAATTCAATGGATTCTGGGCTACCATAATGAATGTGGTGTTGAGCTAGGAAGGTATGAAGCCCCATAGCACCAAGTCCAAAGGTATGCGCTTGTTCGTTGCCATGCTTGATTGTTGGCACAGCTTCAATAGATGAGGTGTCTGAAACAAAAGTCAAAGCGCGTGTCATGGCTTTGATAGAACGTCCAAAATCAGGTGAAGTCATCATATTAACCACATTTGTTGAGCCCAAATTACATGAAATATCAGTTCCCATTTTGACAAATTCTTGAGCGTCGTTAATCACGCTAGGGGTTTGAACCTGAAGCACTTCTGAACAAAGATTTGACATGATAATTTTACCGTCAATTGGATTGGTACGATTAGCTGTATCAATATTGACCACATAAGGGTAACCAGATTCTTGTTGTAATTTCGAAATTTCAGTTTCCAAATCACGTGCTCTAATTTTGGTTTTGACGATATTTGGGTTAGCAACCATTTTGTCATACTCAGCCGTAATATCAACATAGCTATAAGGCACGCCGTATTCACGCTCAACACTATATGGGCTAAAGAGATACATCTCTTCGTTATTGCGAGCCAATTCGTAAAATTTATCAGGTACGGTGATACCAAGAGAGAGAGTTTTGACACGGATTTTTTCGTCAGCATTCTCTTTTTTGGTTGATAGAAATGCCATGATATCTGGGTGGAAAACATCAAGGTAAACAGCACCAGCTCCTTGACGTTGCCCCAGTTGGTTAGAATATGAAAAACTATCTTCAAAGAGCTTCATGACAGGAACAACACCAGAAGCTGCCCCTTCATAACCCTTGATAGGAGCGCCAGCCTCACGTAGATTTGAAAGGCTGATACCAACACCCCCACCGATACGGGACAATTGTAGCGCTGAATTGATAGAACGCCCAATCGAATTCATATCGTCAGTTACTGAAATGAGAAAACAAGAGACGAATTCACCACGGCGACTACGACCAGCATTTAAAAAGGAAGGTGTAGCAGGTTGATAGCGTTGATGAATCATTTCAGTTGCCAAATCACGTGCCAATTCTTCATTACCATCAGCAAAATAAAGAGCGTTAAAAAGAATACGGTCTTCGATACTTTCAAGATAATATTTACCGTCATTTGTCTTTAAAGCATATTGCTGATAAAACTTATAGGCGGCCATGAAAGATTTAAAACGAAATCCTTGCGCTTGCAAGTCCTTAGCCAAACTTTCAATAAAATCTGGCGTATATTTGCTGATAAATTCTGACTCGATATAATCATTGTCAATCAAATAGTTGATTTTATCAATAATCGTGTCAAAAGCCATTGAATTTGGAATGACATTTTCACGAAAGAAAGCTCTAAGGGCTTCTTTATCTTTATTAAGAGGAATTTGTCCATTCACAGGACGGTTAATTTCATTATTAAGGCGAAAATAAGAGACATCGCCGAGATTTTTTAGACTCATAAAGTAAGATACCAACGCTCATTAATTGAAGTGTGGTAACTCCTTTCTAATTTAATATAGAAGGTTTAGATAATTTCTTTTAATTTTGCAGGTTGAAAGCCAGAAAAAATAATGTCACCTGCTTTAACGACTGGCGCAGCAGAGAAGCCAAGGTCTTTTACGTAATCAATCATATCAGGGCGTTCGTCAATGTTGATTTCTTGGTAATCAGCTCCCTCTTTATCCAAGAGTTTTTTTGTCATTTTGCACTGCATACAGTTATTTTTTGAAAAAATTGTGATTTTATTAGCCATTAGGGCATCCTCCTAAAAAATATTTCCTTATGGGAAACTCAATGTTCATTTAGAATAACCAAAATTAGTCAAAAAAGCAAGAAATATCTCTCGAAAAAACACAATATATAGTATTTAAAAATAATATCACACACAAAATATTGTAAAACCAAGCTTTTTAGAAATGCTAAAGTTTTATATTACATTCTATGTTATAAAACCTAACATAGGATTGTGAATTATACTTGACTAAATATTCTGAAAGTTGTATAATTAAAAAACCATTATTATATTTCGGGGGTCTGTACATGACAGAATTTTTATCAAAGTTTTCCTTCAAAGATGGTGAGTATTCGTATTTTAATCTTGAAGAAGCGGTTTCTCATTATGGAGGAGATATCAAGAAAATCCCTTACACTATTCGTATATTACTTGAAAGTTTACTCAGAAAGTATGATGGTGTAGATGTTACAAAAAATCACATTGAAAATTTAGCAACTTACAATCCTAAAAAAACAAGCGGAGAAGTTCCATTCAAACCAAGTCGTGTCATCTTACAGGATTTCACAGGAGTTCCTGTTGTTGTTGACCTTGCGTCAATGCGTGATGCCATTGTTGCCAACGGTGGAGATGCTGAACTTATTAATCCAGAAATTCCAGTTGATTTGGTTATTGACCACAGTGTCCAAGTTGATTTCTTTGGCTGTGACACAGCGTTAGAAGATAATATTAACCTTGAATTTAAACGTAACAATGAACGTTATGAATTTTTGAAATGGGCAGAAAAATCATTTGATAACTACCGTGCGGTGCCACCTGCAACTGGTATCATTCACCAAGTTAACATTGAATTCCTTAGTGATGTTGTCATTGAAAAAAATGGCATGCTTTATCCAGATTCAATGTTTGGTACTGATAGCCATACAACAATGATTAATGGTATTGGTGTTCTTGGTTGGGGTGTCGGAGGTATCGAAGCAGAAGCAGCGATGCTTGGTGAAGCGTCATTCTTCCCAGTTCCAGAAGTTATCGGTGTTCGTTTGACAGGTAAACTTCCTAAAATTGCAACCGCTACCGATTTAGCCCTTAAAGTGACACAAGTTCTTCGTCAAGAAAAAGTTGTTGGTAAATTCGTTGAATACTTTGGTGACGGTTTATCAAATCTTAGCCTTGCCGAACGTGCAACTATTGCCAATATGGCACCAGAATACGGTGCAACTTGCGGCTATTTCCCAATTGATGATGAAACGCTTAATTATATGCGTTTAACAAACCGTAAAGAAGACCATATTGCTTTAACAAAAGAATACGTCAAACACAATAATCTTTTCTACGACCCAGAGCATCAAGCGGAATACACTAAAGTCGTTGAAATTGATTTATCAACAATTTCACCAAGTATTTCTGGACCAAAACGTCCACAAGATTTGATTGATTTGACACAAGCCAAACAAACTTTCCAAGAAAGCTTAGTTCGTGAAGCTGGTGTTCAAGGCTTTGGTTTGACAGCTGATGAAATCAATAAAAAAGCAACCGTTCATTTTGATGACCAAGATATTGAGATTCAAACAGGACACGTGGCTATCGCAGCTATCACATCATGTACAAATACCTCAAACCCTTACGTCTTGATGTCAGCTGGTTTGCTTGCGAAAAATGCTGTTGAACGTGGTTTGCGCGTAGCTCCAACAGTTAAAACATCACTTGCTCCAGGGTCTAAGGTGGTTACAGGTTACCTACGTAATTCTGGTTTGCAAACTTACTTAGATACACTTGGCTTTAACATTGTCGGTTATGGTTGTACGACATGTATCGGTAACTCAGGTAGCCTTCGTCCAGAAGTGGCAGAAGCTATTACAGAGACAGACTTGTTAGCATCTGCTGTTTTATCAGGTAACCGTAACTTTGAAGGACGTGTTAATCCACTTGTCAAAGCAAACTTTCTTGCTAGCCCACCACTTGTTGTGGCATATGCACTTGCTGGAAACACAAATATTGATTTAACAACAGAACCGCTTGGCTTTGACCAAAATAATGCACCTGTTTACCTTAAAGACATCATGCCAACAAATGACGAAGTGGCAGAGTATGTCAATAAATACGTAACGCGTGAATTATTCGAGCAAGAATATGAGCATGTCTTTACAGACAGCGAAAAATGGAATCAAATTCCAACAGAAGAAAGTAAGATTTACCATTGGAATGAATCGTCAACTTATATCCAAAATCCACCATATTTTGACAATCTAGGTGATGATTTAGCGATTAAACCATTGAAAAATCTTAAGCCATTAGCCAAATTTGGTGATAGCGTGACAACTGACCACATTTCACCTGCTGGTAATATTGCTAAAAATAGCCCAGCTGCTAAGTATTTAGATAATCATGGTGTTGATTACGTTGACTTCAACTCATATGGTAGCCGTCGTGGTAATCACGAAGTCATGATGCGTGGAACATTTGCCAATATTCGTATCCAAAACCAATTAGCAGACGGTAAAATTGGCGGTTACACAAAATACAACGGCGAAATCATGCCAATTTATGACGCTGCTATGCATTATAAAGAAGATAATGTCGATACTTTAGTCATTGCAGGTAAAGATTATGGTATGGGGTCTAGTCGTGACTGGGCTGCCAAAGGTTCTAACCTTCTTGGGGTTAAAGCTGTTTTGGCTGAAAGTTTTGAACGTATTCACCGCTCAAATCTTGTCATGATGGGTGTATTACCATTGCAATTTTTAGAAGGTGATACAGCAGAAAGCCTTGGTTTAACTGGTCTTGAAACATACGATATTAATCTTTCAGAAAATCCTGGTATTCACGATGTTGTTGATGTTGTAGCTCGTGATGACTCAGGTGAAAAACACTTTAAAGCCATGGTACGTTTTGATGCCGACGCTGACATTCGTTACTATAAAAACGGCGGTATCTTACCAATGGTTGTTAGAAAGAAATTGGAGGAAGCATAATCTATGACAGGAGGAAGCGGATTAAAAGATTTAATAGCTTGTAATACCCATATTAGTTCAATTATTGATGATAATTTATCTTACGCAGGTTATAATATTTCTGAATTAATGGATAACGATGCTAGTTTTGAAGAAGTGATTTACCTTCTTTGGAACTTGCACTTGCCAAATAAAGCAGAGTTTGATAGTTTTGTTAAAGAACTTCGTGAAAATTATGCTATTAGCGATGCGGTTGAACAATGTATTTTGATTCAGTCGCGCAGCCATTTACACCCAATGAGCGTGCTTCGTTCAACAGTTAGTTTGCTTGGTGTGTATAATGTCAATGCTGAAGATAATTCTGAAGAAGCAACATACGAACAATCTATTCAATTAATGGCTAAAATGCCAACGATTATTGCAACTTTTGCGCGTTTACGTGACGGAAAAACACCAGTTGCTCCACGTGAAGATTTAGGATTTGCAGCGAATTTCCTTTACATGTTAAACGGCGAAGAGCCAACACCATTGCAAGTAAAAGCTTTAAATCGTGCCTTGGTTTTACATGCTGACCATGAATTAAATGCGTCAACATTCGCAGCGCGTGTCTGTGCGTCAACATTGGCTGATATTTATTCTTGTGTGACAACTGCAATTGGTACGCTTAAAGGACCACTTCACGGGGGTGCTAATGAACGTGTCTTTGACATGTTAACTGAAATTCGTGAAATGGGTGATACCAAAGCGTATTTGAAAGAAAAATTGGATTCGCAAGAAAAAATCATGGGCTTTGGTCACCGTGTTTATAAAACACAAGACCCACGTGAAAAATATTTGCGTGAAATGGCACAAGCTCTTACCGAAGGTACTGAAAACGAAGTGTGGTTCAACTTGTCACGTGAAATTGAAGATTACATGAAACACACTAAAGGGCTTATCCCAAATGTCGATTTCTATTCGGCAACGGTTTACCATGTTCTTGGTATTGATAGTTCGATTTTTACCCTTATTTTTGCAATGAGTCGTGTATCAGGCTGGATTGCTCATATTCAAGAACAACAAAAAAATAACAAATTGATTCGACCACGTTCTCATTATACTGGAGAGCTCGGTTTGAAATACACACCACTTGAAGAACGCTAAAAAGCCTTAGAAAGGAAAAACGAGAAAAATGGCAGATAAAATCATTTTAGAAAATGGTCACTTGACTGTTTCTAACAATCCAATCATCCCTTTTATTGAAGGGGATGGCGTTGGACGTGACATTTGGAAAAATGCGCGTGCTGTCTTTGATGCAGCGATTGAAAAAGCTTACCAAGGTCAGAAAAAAGTTGAATGGCTTGAGATTTTGGCTGGTAAAAAAGCGCATGAAGCAACAGGAGAATGGTTACCAGAAGCAACTCTTGAAACGATTAAAGAAGATTTGGTCGCTATCAAAGGTCCACTAGAAACACCAGTTGGTGGTGGGATTCGTTCACTAAATGTTGCCCTTCGTCAAGAATTGGATTTATACGCTTGTGTGCGTCCTGTTCGTTATTTTAAAGGGATTGAAAGCCCACTTAAAGAACCAGAAAAAACAAGCATTACTATTTTCCGTGAAAATACGGAAGATATTTATGCAGGCATCGAGTGGAATGCTGGCACAGAAGAAGTGAAAAAAGTCATTGATTTCTTGCAAAATGAAATGTCTGTCAGCAAGATTCGTTTTCCTGAAACAAGCAGTATCGGAATCAAACCTATCTCACAAGAAGGTAGTGAACGTTTGATTCGCTCTGCGATTGAATACGCTCTTGCTAACAATTTGACTAAAGTTACTCTTGTTCACAAAGGAAATATTCAAAAATTCACAGAAGGTGGCTTCCGTAGTTGGGGTTATGACCTTGCAAAACGTGAATACGCTGATGAATTAGCCAGCGGAAAATTGGTGATTAATGACATTATTGCCGATAATTTCTTGCAACAAATTTTGCTTAATCCTGAAAAATTTGATGTTGTGGCTTTGACAAACCTCAATGGTGACTACGCTAGTGATGCCCTTGCTGCCCAAGTTGGTGGTATTGGAATCTCACCAGGTGCCAATATCAACTACTTGACAGGTCACGCTATTTTTGAAGCGACACACGGAACTGCACCAGATATTGCTGGTAAAGACATTGCCAATCCATGTTCTGTTCTTTTGTCTGGTTGCATGTTGTTTGATTACATTGGTTGGACAGAAGTGGCTAGCTTAATTACAGCAGCGATTGAAAAAACATTCGCTCAAGGTCAATTTACAGCTGATTTGGCGCAAGGAAAAGTAGCTTGCTCAACAAGTGAATTTGCAGCAAAACTCATTGAAAATTTGTAAAATAATAACCTAGAACAAGTCATGTTCTAGGTTTTTTGATATAATGAGAATAGTTTGAATTTTAGAAGGTTGGAGTTTTATGACATATTCATTGGCAGACATTGTCTTTTTGTTTTTTATTTATTCGTTTGTAGGCTGGCTTTGGGAGACGGTTTATTGTTCGATTAAGGATAAGAAGTTTGCTTATCGTGGTTTTTTAGTGGGACCGTATTGCCCCGTTTATGGCTTTGCAGTGACAACGGTTTTACTAGCGACAGAGCCGTTTCAGAGCAATATTTTATGGCTGTTCTTGAGTGGTTTGCTTGTAGCAACAGCATTTGAATACGTTGCAGGCTGGCTGTTAGAGACGGTCTTTCATATGAAATTATGGGACTACAGTCAGGAGTTTGGTAATATTCAGGGACGTATTGCACCGCGGATATCACTTTTCTGGGGATTTGGAATTGTTGTTCTCGTTGAATTTATTCAACCAGGAGTGATGTGGCTAATTAATCACCTGAATGATTGGGTAGCATTGGGTATTGTTGTTGTGATGACAGCAGATTTGATTTGGACAGTTGTTGATACGGTGAAATTCCAACAAGCTGCTATTGCTTTTGAGAAATACGTTCGTGCCGAGCAAGAAAAATTACGCGAATCAGTACGAACAGAAGTTGGTGATTTAACACAGCAAGCTGAAGTCTTTAGCAAACGTTTGGAAAATTTACGACTTCACATCAATGAAACCTTGAGAGAAAAAGGAATCGAGCCATTCCGTTTCAATCAACGTCGTATGCTTAGAAACTATAAAAATTTCCGCTTAACGACAGCCCCATTTTTGAACGAAATTCGTAAACAAACAGCTGCCTTAAAAGAAAAACGTAATGAGAAAAACAATCATTAAGATAATAAAAGCACCCTAACAGTGAGAATTCCTCTCGCCAGGGTGCTTTTTTACGTCATGTCAATGTTTTAGTTACCGTGAGGTTGGGAGCGTATTTTTTAGAATTGACAATGACTAGTCAAATAACTAACGGCAT encodes:
- a CDS encoding citrate synthase, which encodes MTGGSGLKDLIACNTHISSIIDDNLSYAGYNISELMDNDASFEEVIYLLWNLHLPNKAEFDSFVKELRENYAISDAVEQCILIQSRSHLHPMSVLRSTVSLLGVYNVNAEDNSEEATYEQSIQLMAKMPTIIATFARLRDGKTPVAPREDLGFAANFLYMLNGEEPTPLQVKALNRALVLHADHELNASTFAARVCASTLADIYSCVTTAIGTLKGPLHGGANERVFDMLTEIREMGDTKAYLKEKLDSQEKIMGFGHRVYKTQDPREKYLREMAQALTEGTENEVWFNLSREIEDYMKHTKGLIPNVDFYSATVYHVLGIDSSIFTLIFAMSRVSGWIAHIQEQQKNNKLIRPRSHYTGELGLKYTPLEER
- the nrdF gene encoding class 1b ribonucleoside-diphosphate reductase subunit beta, which gives rise to MSQTYYEAINWNEIEDIIDKSTWEKLTEQFWLDTRIPLSNDLDDWRKLSAEEKDLVGKVFGGLTLLDTMQSESGVEAIRADVRTPHEEAVLNNIQFMESVHAKSYSSIFSTLNTKSEIEAIFEWTNSNDYLQKKAKIINDIYENGDALQKKVASTFLETFLFYSGFFTPLYYLGNNKLANVAEIIKLIIRDESVHGTYIGYKFQLGFNELSEEEQDNFREWMYDLLYQLYENEENYTKSLYDGVGWTDEVLTFLRYNANKALMNLGQDPLFPDTANDVNPIVMNGISTGTSNHDFFSQVGNGYLLGSVEAMQDDDYNYGL
- the nrdE gene encoding class 1b ribonucleoside-diphosphate reductase subunit alpha, translating into MSLKNLGDVSYFRLNNEINRPVNGQIPLNKDKEALRAFFRENVIPNSMAFDTIIDKINYLIDNDYIESEFISKYTPDFIESLAKDLQAQGFRFKSFMAAYKFYQQYALKTNDGKYYLESIEDRILFNALYFADGNEELARDLATEMIHQRYQPATPSFLNAGRSRRGEFVSCFLISVTDDMNSIGRSINSALQLSRIGGGVGISLSNLREAGAPIKGYEGAASGVVPVMKLFEDSFSYSNQLGQRQGAGAVYLDVFHPDIMAFLSTKKENADEKIRVKTLSLGITVPDKFYELARNNEEMYLFSPYSVEREYGVPYSYVDITAEYDKMVANPNIVKTKIRARDLETEISKLQQESGYPYVVNIDTANRTNPIDGKIIMSNLCSEVLQVQTPSVINDAQEFVKMGTDISCNLGSTNVVNMMTSPDFGRSIKAMTRALTFVSDTSSIEAVPTIKHGNEQAHTFGLGAMGLHTFLAQHHIHYGSPESIEFTNIYFMLMNYWTLVESNHIARERQQTFVGFENSKYADGSYFDKYITGEFIPKSDRVKELFAEHFIPSGEDWAKLRDAVITDGLYHQNRLAVAPNGSISYINDVSASLHPITQRIEERQEKKIGKIYYPAAGLSTDTIPYYTSAYDMDMRKVIDVYAAATEHVDQGLSLTLFLRSDIPQGLYEWKTQSKQTTRDLSILRHYAFNKGIKSIYYIRTFTDDGDEVGSNQCESCVI
- the acnA gene encoding aconitate hydratase AcnA; the protein is MTEFLSKFSFKDGEYSYFNLEEAVSHYGGDIKKIPYTIRILLESLLRKYDGVDVTKNHIENLATYNPKKTSGEVPFKPSRVILQDFTGVPVVVDLASMRDAIVANGGDAELINPEIPVDLVIDHSVQVDFFGCDTALEDNINLEFKRNNERYEFLKWAEKSFDNYRAVPPATGIIHQVNIEFLSDVVIEKNGMLYPDSMFGTDSHTTMINGIGVLGWGVGGIEAEAAMLGEASFFPVPEVIGVRLTGKLPKIATATDLALKVTQVLRQEKVVGKFVEYFGDGLSNLSLAERATIANMAPEYGATCGYFPIDDETLNYMRLTNRKEDHIALTKEYVKHNNLFYDPEHQAEYTKVVEIDLSTISPSISGPKRPQDLIDLTQAKQTFQESLVREAGVQGFGLTADEINKKATVHFDDQDIEIQTGHVAIAAITSCTNTSNPYVLMSAGLLAKNAVERGLRVAPTVKTSLAPGSKVVTGYLRNSGLQTYLDTLGFNIVGYGCTTCIGNSGSLRPEVAEAITETDLLASAVLSGNRNFEGRVNPLVKANFLASPPLVVAYALAGNTNIDLTTEPLGFDQNNAPVYLKDIMPTNDEVAEYVNKYVTRELFEQEYEHVFTDSEKWNQIPTEESKIYHWNESSTYIQNPPYFDNLGDDLAIKPLKNLKPLAKFGDSVTTDHISPAGNIAKNSPAAKYLDNHGVDYVDFNSYGSRRGNHEVMMRGTFANIRIQNQLADGKIGGYTKYNGEIMPIYDAAMHYKEDNVDTLVIAGKDYGMGSSRDWAAKGSNLLGVKAVLAESFERIHRSNLVMMGVLPLQFLEGDTAESLGLTGLETYDINLSENPGIHDVVDVVARDDSGEKHFKAMVRFDADADIRYYKNGGILPMVVRKKLEEA
- the thiT gene encoding energy-coupled thiamine transporter ThiT, translated to MSSKNSQLSALIETALVAALAMALSYIPDFASWFTPSFGAIPLVLFALRRGTKYGVLAGLIWGLLHFILGKVWYLALSQVLIEYIVAFVSMGLAGIFTVPFQNALAKDNKGRALFYATGGAILAVFVRYFWHFVAGFIFWGSYAPKGMSPYWYSFTVNGTAGLLTLIFVILALAIIIPTQGKLFLVKR
- the icd gene encoding NADP-dependent isocitrate dehydrogenase, which produces MADKIILENGHLTVSNNPIIPFIEGDGVGRDIWKNARAVFDAAIEKAYQGQKKVEWLEILAGKKAHEATGEWLPEATLETIKEDLVAIKGPLETPVGGGIRSLNVALRQELDLYACVRPVRYFKGIESPLKEPEKTSITIFRENTEDIYAGIEWNAGTEEVKKVIDFLQNEMSVSKIRFPETSSIGIKPISQEGSERLIRSAIEYALANNLTKVTLVHKGNIQKFTEGGFRSWGYDLAKREYADELASGKLVINDIIADNFLQQILLNPEKFDVVALTNLNGDYASDALAAQVGGIGISPGANINYLTGHAIFEATHGTAPDIAGKDIANPCSVLLSGCMLFDYIGWTEVASLITAAIEKTFAQGQFTADLAQGKVACSTSEFAAKLIENL
- a CDS encoding putative ABC transporter permease gives rise to the protein MTYSLADIVFLFFIYSFVGWLWETVYCSIKDKKFAYRGFLVGPYCPVYGFAVTTVLLATEPFQSNILWLFLSGLLVATAFEYVAGWLLETVFHMKLWDYSQEFGNIQGRIAPRISLFWGFGIVVLVEFIQPGVMWLINHLNDWVALGIVVVMTADLIWTVVDTVKFQQAAIAFEKYVRAEQEKLRESVRTEVGDLTQQAEVFSKRLENLRLHINETLREKGIEPFRFNQRRMLRNYKNFRLTTAPFLNEIRKQTAALKEKRNEKNNH
- the nrdH gene encoding glutaredoxin-like protein NrdH, producing MANKITIFSKNNCMQCKMTKKLLDKEGADYQEINIDERPDMIDYVKDLGFSAAPVVKAGDIIFSGFQPAKLKEII